Within Hydractinia symbiolongicarpus strain clone_291-10 chromosome 11, HSymV2.1, whole genome shotgun sequence, the genomic segment CCATTGTAAAGCattactaaaaaataaattgaactAAAAATACGTAAACTAAAGCAATATTGGTACACCGTAACATAATTGCATAAATGAAGCAACATGCGACATGCACATAAATCCATCATAAATTTACTGAACATAATAAAAGTGTTAAACAGAGGCAATACCATTAGACAACAGGTACAAGTTAAGTTAGTAGTGAGAAGAACatgtttgcaaaatggattttaGCAAGTATTTATTATTGCATTTTCTTTGCTGAAGCATTGCTACCAACAAAATTACATTGTCAAAAAATTAGTATTAAACAATGAAAAATAgtaattaacataaaaaaaaggAGTGTTATTGTTTCGTTTGTTTTTCAATTTGTTGATTTTATGGATAGTAATTAGGTTATTCATATCTTTAAAACACATTAGAATattcaatattatttttatttaaatgttttgatttggTTATCACCAAAAACCCAATATACTTCTTATGCAGATGAAAATATGATATAGACATTGCATAAATTGGGTAGACAGATGCGATTTCATATAACCCTACTGCAAACATTATACAAAAGAGTTTTTAAGTTTTCAATATTTATACAATATTTACCTGAAACCATAACAACTGGCATACTGACATCTGCTACTAATGAATTATAAACAGCTGAATTCCCTTCATTAAGTAAATCAATTTTGTTTGCAACAACAGCAGAAGGTAAAGATGGCAATTCTTTTTCATACAAATATAATTCAGATTGCAAAGTTCTTAGTTGATCTAATGGATTAGGCTGAGAAACATCTATCACGTACAGCAGGCACTTACAACGTTCCACATGCCTTaaaaaaacatgaccaaggcctCTGTTGTTGTGAGCTCCTTTAACCAGGCCAGGAATATCTGCAACTAAAGAGTAAATAAATGAAAAGCCTAGGATATTTATCTATGAAATAAAGTTAGTATAATGAAGGAAAATAAACTTTGGAAGTGTTAAAGAGACCTGGTTACCATCGTTTAAGCTGCAAGTTTATGTACCATACACTATTCACACTTACCAACTATACTTTTTGAATTTGGGTATTGAACGACTCCAAGATTTGGCTTTAGTGTTGTGAAAGGATAATCTGCAACTTTTGGAGTGGCACGAGAAATTTGACATAATAGGGTTGACTTTCCAGCATTAGGTAGTCCCACCTGCAAACAATattgttatttatattttaaaaatcttgactgaaacaaaattaaacttaaaaaaatgttgttagcaTTACAACCACAAAAAGGTTGCCAAACTATTTTCAAACAcccattgttttttattataaaagtacAAGGTTTAAACCAAATGTTAACTATATAATCATAATTTCAATCCAGATCTGTTCTGAAATCcgctataaaaaaattaaaaaagaaatttctgaATTGACAAAAGAACAAGCGAAACTTCAATAGACATAACTGGAtttataatatcagaaaaaaactaataatcAAATCCTcagaaaagtttgaaaatcCTTATTTTTGAATCATTTTGACTCATTATGATGggaaagaaaattattaaaaaaatgactttgtcACATTTGAGGGTCAATTGTTCTCTATCATTGTGCAAAAATCAGAATAACTAATGATTTAATCCAAGAAATCTACTAAAGTATACTTTAGGACAGCTTTTGTTCATTTTACACGAAAATCCGTCATTTTTAAGCCGATAAGATTTTTCCTTAGGAAATTGACTTTGTCACATTCGAGGGTCTATTGCTCCTTGCCACTgtgcaaaaaatcagaaaatttaaTGATTCAATCCTGAGAAAGCTGGTAACAGACGGACATTTTATAGAACCTCACCCGTACAAGGTAGGTCCAATAAACTGAAATTAGCAAACAAAACATCCACTTTCCCCTAACATTTTAGTTGGTCAAGAAAATACAgtcaaaaattttacaaattcaAAATTGTAAAATCAAAATGGAGAAATTtatattgaataaaaaaaaattgagtagACTATTTTGAGAGACACTTTTAAGATGCCCACTACTTCTGGCAAGGCAAAAAGTTCTCAATTCATTGACAATACTGACTTTTGCGACAATgcattacatgttttttataagcatgagATTTATAAACATCCCTAGGCTTaaatttagtcatttttaaGCATATGCTAAGCATTATGTAAAGCCTAAGAAaaggtttttagtttttttgttttttcttttgtgagcagtttttcttttttttctttatgtatgAATTAACCAGTATATAGTAAGTTTTTAAGTTGTAATTACTGATTTTCGAAAttcaaatgcaatattttttttcaaataaggtATTTTCAGCCTATTATGTGTTTTTCATACGCATATTCcagttaaatatattttgtcagtaagcataacctaagcatattttgagtctgaaaaagtaattttcataagCATTCTTAAGCCTCATTTTGGAATTtcaattgcttataaaaagcaTGTATTACAGTTCaaattaaaagcaatttaaaaaaaaatacgatAATCCTACCAATCCAACATCTGCAATAGACTTTAACTCAACTTCAATAACTTTTTCCTCACCAATTTGTCCTTCTGTGAACTCCTTTGGCCTGACATTCATGGGAGTTTTAAAATGGACATtgccaagtcctttttttcCTCCACAAACGATCTTCATTGCATCACCATCATGTATTAAATCTGCAACATGTCCACCAGATTCGTTATCTGTTATGACAGTGCCAACTGGAACCTGTTTAGAAAGCAAATAGAGATTTTAACATTAGGAGAATGCAATAACAATTACCCCCAGCATAACGAAAAATATAGCGCCTAAGTTCTAAGTACTGACTGAGCTTCCAAGGTTGGTGCAATCATAAAAGACAATAATTCTGTATTGCATTGGGTGCTCTGCCactattgtattttttaaccattaaaagaaaaattccaTGTAGAATTCAATAGAATTAACCCATATATCAAAACATTGTGACTTTTTTGAAGAGGAAAATGTGTACATGCAACAAAAATGGATAAAGATATTGAATTTAATTATTCAGTCTTACAGATATACAGAAAAGTGTAGGTGTGCAGAACATTTCctacattaaaattaatgtaagaaaaaacatttgcatGAGTGATATTGATTTTTATGCTTGACCTAAAAACTGCAGGGCCAATTCTGTTTCAGGTGTGTCTGGAGGTGTGCGAGTGTGATCACACATGGTAGAAAGACAAGACTGATTATTAGTCAGCTAGCTAAATATGACTTGAGCTTTGATGATTTGGATGTTGACTAAGTAAACAAAAGCTGAAGGATTAGGACTAGAAATAAGGGAGAGCCATTTTTGTATTATACATTTGTTGTCCTGCATTTTTTATCTTAGCTAAAACTGGATATCTTATAACATCTTTTCATAAACCAGTTATTAACCAGCTATGTTAAAGAAATTTCTAGACAGACAATCCTACCAACCTAGATACTTCGATTGCAaaacttgacattgtttttttcgtttgcataaaatgttaaaaagtaatgttttgcaggaattaaatatttaaagctGACTTTTCTTGATGAAGGGAAATACCGGCTCATATCAACCTCTCATTAAGTTAAGAGTGCTAAGCCAATCAGATTGCCTAAAAACTGTATTGCTTGTGTGAAAAATACATACATTTAACAATAATTATGCCTAAAATTGCAACCACAATTAATCACTTTCTTTATTTACAGCACTCTGCTCCTACCTGATTGCTTTaatcaatgaaatttttatgTGTTTGTGGCACATCTAATTTCTGTGTAGCCCTTGAGTATCCATTTACATAGTGATAAATAAAGATAAGAACATATTAACTAGCATGTTTTAGAACTTAAGAAATGTAAAACTCACTTAACAAATTCACATTTGGCTTGcaaataaggaaaaaaattgttactaTTTGggcaatttaattttatttgtggATTATTCATGGCATTAGATATTCCCATACCTGCCTAACCATTTTTACATTTGGTGTGCTATAGATTGTAATACGAGTAGTGTGTAGCtcaactttataaatgtaaCAATCTCAATAAGCAGCACAGGAAAACTACCTTTAGAATAACATCCTTTCCGTTTTTACCATGTCTGTTTTTTTGGTGACCACTGCCTCCATTTGCTGCAATATATTGATGTTTAAGTTTGAGAAATTGTACACAATTTTTATCAGCTTCAATTAAAATACTGCCACCCTTTCCGCCATCTCCACCATTCGGTCCACCTTTTTTATCCCTAGGTTAAAAGAAGCATGTCATCTCAAATTTGTTGAATTTGTAGAAGTAATATTTTAAAACCCAAACTCATGTTCTGTCCTTATCTGTTGGGAATTCTATAGTTTATAAGAATCACTAAAAATGATAGGAACCTATCTGTGTTAGTATGATTTATAAACACCTTGTTTTACTAGTCAACCTtgatgcttatatttttaacttattttaacAGCTAGGGGTTATTTTTAGTATTTCAGACACATAGGCCAGCATGTCCACATTTTACGAATAAATCCagagtttttgttaatttaatttCCTGtagtggtttttaaaatgacatttttttttttaagattaaaGTTTTTCTTTACATCATTTAGTCAAATAAAGAGTGGCATTAATTATTAATATAATTGTTATGACAGAATTCAGGAAACCAATGTCCAATATTTATGTTCAATAAAGCAATAGcaaagttttaaacattttttttcaaataacaaaaaaattatggctAGGTTACATTaaggctaaaagatttcggtTTCTTTTTGGTGTGTAATTTTGTTCCCTATGCCTTTCAAGATTGCCAGTAGCCTGTTTTGTACAGAGCTTCTACAATgttgttctgtcatttgaaaTAAATAGGTATTATTCCATTGTATTATCTTAAACTTGCAAAATGCTTCATGTAAGTTTAGAGAGCTTAAAGCGGTAAAAAAATGCAAGCCAATAAGACTTCAGAATCAGATTCTCTAAAAACAATGCGTTCGGTCGCAGTGGCCAGGCGAAAGAGTAGGATCTAATCCTATTCCATCACCGTTTGGCACGGGCCGACCAAACAAATTGCTTTGATTTTTTGAGGTTTTAAAGGAGAAGCGAACTGCGCTGCAGTAgggctgctgaataaaagttcaaTATggagtgttgattttaaagaccagaccgaTTGGCTTGGTCATCTGCGCCATAAAAAAGTCCTActataaattaattttgtttatgtctttgtgagtgctgaattatttataattgagttttttacacatttgatTTGAACTTAAAGATATATGAAAGATATATGAatacttagttgtgaaataaagtTATTTATAGTAGCTATCttagtagattttaggatttggaaatcaatattttctttctctcgcttaaaatttattttctggctgccacaaaataattttttgtttgtctcttctataatttttgatttatttcaacCGTTTTTTTGTTATTAGTATATCTTTAAACATTCATAGTGTATTTATatgctttatatatatttttaggggACGATGGA encodes:
- the LOC130614588 gene encoding GTPase Obg-like isoform X4, which translates into the protein MLQKMLFKKILQQQKIHWKRIHQNFGVYYSLDCNIPASNSNGGVSTENVQKRRRMLVYAKGKTFVDWKRIRLKAGDGGSGCASFVHSRDKKGGPNGGDGGKGGSILIEADKNCVQFLKLKHQYIAANGGSGHQKNRHGKNGKDVILKVPVGTVITDNESGGHVADLIHDGDAMKIVCGGKKGLGNVHFKTPMNVRPKEFTEGQIGEEKVIEVELKSIADVGLVGLPNAGKSTLLCQISRATPKVADYPFTTLKPNLGVVQYPNSKSIVVADIPGLVKGAHNNRGLGHVFLRHVERCKCLLYVIDVSQPNPLDQLRTLQSELYLYEKELPSLPSAVVANKIDLLNEGNSAVYNSLVADVSMPVVMVSG
- the LOC130614588 gene encoding GTPase Obg-like isoform X3, whose translation is MLFKKILQQQKIHWKRIHQNFGVYYSLDCNIPASNSNGGVSTENVQKRRRMLVYAKGKTFVDWKRIRLKAGDGGSGCASFVHSRDKKGGPNGGDGGKGGSILIEADKNCVQFLKLKHQYIAANGGSGHQKNRHGKNGKDVILKVPVGTVITDNESGGHVADLIHDGDAMKIVCGGKKGLGNVHFKTPMNVRPKEFTEGQIGEEKVIEVELKSIADVGLVGLPNAGKSTLLCQISRATPKVADYPFTTLKPNLGVVQYPNSKSIVVADIPGLVKGAHNNRGLGHVFLRHVERCKCLLYVIDVSQPNPLDQLRTLQSELYLYEKELPSLPSAVVANKIDLLNEGNSAVYNSLVADVSMPVVMVSGKYCINIENLKTLLYNVCSRVI
- the LOC130614588 gene encoding GTPase Obg-like isoform X2, with product MLQKMLFKKILQQQKIHWKRIHQNFGVYYSLDCNIPASNSNGGVSTENVQKRRRMLVYAKGKTFVDWKRIRLKAGDGGSGCASFVHSRDKKGGPNGGDGGKGGSILIEADKNCVQFLKLKHQYIAANGGSGHQKNRHGKNGKDVILKVPVGTVITDNESGGHVADLIHDGDAMKIVCGGKKGLGNVHFKTPMNVRPKEFTEGQIGEEKVIEVELKSIADVGLVGLPNAGKSTLLCQISRATPKVADYPFTTLKPNLGVVQYPNSKSIVVADIPGLVKGAHNNRGLGHVFLRHVERCKCLLYVIDVSQPNPLDQLRTLQSELYLYEKELPSLPSAVVANKIDLLNEGNSAVYNSLVADVSMPVVMVSGKYCINIENLKTLLYNVCSRVI